One window from the genome of Magnolia sinica isolate HGM2019 chromosome 4, MsV1, whole genome shotgun sequence encodes:
- the LOC131243580 gene encoding metal tolerance protein 5 isoform X1, whose amino-acid sequence MADLTGSGVCSEDSELLLPESGCAERSWRLNFDGFQRSELKEKPPRGLHDCLGVLATEDVVAEYYQQQVEMLEGFNEMDALADRGFLPGMSKEERERTARSETLAIRLSNIANMLLFAAKVYASIRSGSLAIIASTLDSLLDLLSGFILWFTAFSMQTPNPYQYPIGKKRMQPLGILVFASVMATLGLQIILESARTLISDEDEFSLTKVQERWVISIMLSVTIVKLALVVYCRSFTNEIVKAYAQDHFFDVITNVIGLIAALLANYITGWIDPVGAIILALYTIRTWSTTVLENVNSLIGRTAAPEYLQKLTYLCWNHHKAIRHIDTVRAYTFGSHYFVEVDIVLPSDMPLREAHDIGENLQEKLEQLPEIERAFVHLDYEYTHRPEHAQAHS is encoded by the exons ATGGCAGATCTGACTGGATCCGGCGTCTGTTCTGAGGATTCCGAGCTCCTCTTGCCGGAATCCGGATGCGCTGAGCGATCCTGGCGGTTGAATTTCGATGGGTTTCAGCGATCGGAGTTGAAAGAGAAGCCGCCTCGCGGACTCCATGACTGTCTTGGAGTATTAG CAACGGAAGATGTTGTGGCCGAGTATTATCAGCAGCAGGTGGAAATGTTAGAGGGATTCAATGAAATGGATGCCTTAGCAGATCGTGGTTTTCTTCCTGGAATGTCAAAG GAAGAGCGTGAACGGACTGCTAGAAGTGAAACGCTGGCCATCAGATTATCAAATATTGCAAATATGCTCCTTTTTGCTGCCAAAGTTTATGCCTCGATAAGGAGCGGTTCGTTGGCAATCATAGCATCCACGTTAGATTCGCTTCTCGATCTCTTATCAGGTTTTATCCTATGGTTTACTGCATTCTCTATGCAGACTCCAAACCCCTACCAATATCCTATCGGGAAAAAGCGAATGCAGCCACTG GGAATCCTTGTCTTTGCCTCTGTCATGGCCACGTTGGGTCTGCAGATAATTTTAGAGTCCGCCCGCACACTGATATCTGAT GAGGATGAGTTCAGCTTGACAAAGGTGCAGGAGCGATGGGTGATCAGCATAATGCTGTCGGTTACAATAGTGAAGCTTGCCTTGGTTGTTTACTGCCGCTCCTTCACCAATGAGATTGTCAAAGCCTACGCTCAGGATCACTTCTTCGATGTGATCACCAATGTCATCGGTCTCATTGCAGCCCTTCTTGCCAATTACATAACTGGTTGGATTGACCCAGTTGGAGCTATTATT CTGGCATTGTACACCATTCGCACCTGGTCAACAACTGTGCTGGAAAATGTGAACTCACTCATAGGCCGAACAGCTGCACCAGAGTATCTACAGAAACTTACATATCTCTGTTGGAACCATCACAAGGCCATAAGGCACATTGATACTGTGCGGGCCTACACATTTGGGTCACACTACTTCGTTGAGGTCGACATTGTCTTGCCATCAGACATGCCATTGCGGGAAGCACATGACATTGGTGAGAACTTGCAGGAGAAACTTGAACAACTGCCGGAGATTGAGCGTGCTTTCGTCCACCTAGATTACGAGTACACCCACAGGCCTGAGCATGCACAGGCCCATTCATAA
- the LOC131243580 gene encoding metal tolerance protein 5 isoform X3, whose protein sequence is MADLTGSGVCSEDSELLLPESGCAERSWRLNFDGFQRSELKEKPPRGLHDCLGVLATEDVVAEYYQQQVEMLEGFNEMDALADRGFLPGMSKEERERTARSETLAIRLSNIANMLLFAAKVYASIRSGSLAIIASTLDSLLDLLSGFILWFTAFSMQTPNPYQYPIGKKRMQPLGILVFASVMATLGLQIILESARTLISDLALYTIRTWSTTVLENVNSLIGRTAAPEYLQKLTYLCWNHHKAIRHIDTVRAYTFGSHYFVEVDIVLPSDMPLREAHDIGENLQEKLEQLPEIERAFVHLDYEYTHRPEHAQAHS, encoded by the exons ATGGCAGATCTGACTGGATCCGGCGTCTGTTCTGAGGATTCCGAGCTCCTCTTGCCGGAATCCGGATGCGCTGAGCGATCCTGGCGGTTGAATTTCGATGGGTTTCAGCGATCGGAGTTGAAAGAGAAGCCGCCTCGCGGACTCCATGACTGTCTTGGAGTATTAG CAACGGAAGATGTTGTGGCCGAGTATTATCAGCAGCAGGTGGAAATGTTAGAGGGATTCAATGAAATGGATGCCTTAGCAGATCGTGGTTTTCTTCCTGGAATGTCAAAG GAAGAGCGTGAACGGACTGCTAGAAGTGAAACGCTGGCCATCAGATTATCAAATATTGCAAATATGCTCCTTTTTGCTGCCAAAGTTTATGCCTCGATAAGGAGCGGTTCGTTGGCAATCATAGCATCCACGTTAGATTCGCTTCTCGATCTCTTATCAGGTTTTATCCTATGGTTTACTGCATTCTCTATGCAGACTCCAAACCCCTACCAATATCCTATCGGGAAAAAGCGAATGCAGCCACTG GGAATCCTTGTCTTTGCCTCTGTCATGGCCACGTTGGGTCTGCAGATAATTTTAGAGTCCGCCCGCACACTGATATCTGAT CTGGCATTGTACACCATTCGCACCTGGTCAACAACTGTGCTGGAAAATGTGAACTCACTCATAGGCCGAACAGCTGCACCAGAGTATCTACAGAAACTTACATATCTCTGTTGGAACCATCACAAGGCCATAAGGCACATTGATACTGTGCGGGCCTACACATTTGGGTCACACTACTTCGTTGAGGTCGACATTGTCTTGCCATCAGACATGCCATTGCGGGAAGCACATGACATTGGTGAGAACTTGCAGGAGAAACTTGAACAACTGCCGGAGATTGAGCGTGCTTTCGTCCACCTAGATTACGAGTACACCCACAGGCCTGAGCATGCACAGGCCCATTCATAA
- the LOC131243580 gene encoding metal tolerance protein 5 isoform X2 has product MLEGFNEMDALADRGFLPGMSKEERERTARSETLAIRLSNIANMLLFAAKVYASIRSGSLAIIASTLDSLLDLLSGFILWFTAFSMQTPNPYQYPIGKKRMQPLGILVFASVMATLGLQIILESARTLISDEDEFSLTKVQERWVISIMLSVTIVKLALVVYCRSFTNEIVKAYAQDHFFDVITNVIGLIAALLANYITGWIDPVGAIILALYTIRTWSTTVLENVNSLIGRTAAPEYLQKLTYLCWNHHKAIRHIDTVRAYTFGSHYFVEVDIVLPSDMPLREAHDIGENLQEKLEQLPEIERAFVHLDYEYTHRPEHAQAHS; this is encoded by the exons ATGTTAGAGGGATTCAATGAAATGGATGCCTTAGCAGATCGTGGTTTTCTTCCTGGAATGTCAAAG GAAGAGCGTGAACGGACTGCTAGAAGTGAAACGCTGGCCATCAGATTATCAAATATTGCAAATATGCTCCTTTTTGCTGCCAAAGTTTATGCCTCGATAAGGAGCGGTTCGTTGGCAATCATAGCATCCACGTTAGATTCGCTTCTCGATCTCTTATCAGGTTTTATCCTATGGTTTACTGCATTCTCTATGCAGACTCCAAACCCCTACCAATATCCTATCGGGAAAAAGCGAATGCAGCCACTG GGAATCCTTGTCTTTGCCTCTGTCATGGCCACGTTGGGTCTGCAGATAATTTTAGAGTCCGCCCGCACACTGATATCTGAT GAGGATGAGTTCAGCTTGACAAAGGTGCAGGAGCGATGGGTGATCAGCATAATGCTGTCGGTTACAATAGTGAAGCTTGCCTTGGTTGTTTACTGCCGCTCCTTCACCAATGAGATTGTCAAAGCCTACGCTCAGGATCACTTCTTCGATGTGATCACCAATGTCATCGGTCTCATTGCAGCCCTTCTTGCCAATTACATAACTGGTTGGATTGACCCAGTTGGAGCTATTATT CTGGCATTGTACACCATTCGCACCTGGTCAACAACTGTGCTGGAAAATGTGAACTCACTCATAGGCCGAACAGCTGCACCAGAGTATCTACAGAAACTTACATATCTCTGTTGGAACCATCACAAGGCCATAAGGCACATTGATACTGTGCGGGCCTACACATTTGGGTCACACTACTTCGTTGAGGTCGACATTGTCTTGCCATCAGACATGCCATTGCGGGAAGCACATGACATTGGTGAGAACTTGCAGGAGAAACTTGAACAACTGCCGGAGATTGAGCGTGCTTTCGTCCACCTAGATTACGAGTACACCCACAGGCCTGAGCATGCACAGGCCCATTCATAA